One window from the genome of Pseudomonas sp. L5B5 encodes:
- a CDS encoding neutral/alkaline ceramidase — MSVRLYRSVLVVITCLLCSTSFAGEQPYRFGLGKADITGEAAEVGMMGYSSTDQKTAGIHTRQWSRAFIIEDAATGKRLVYVNTDLGMIFQAVQQSVLRKLEKKYPGVYNENNVMLAATHTHSGPGGFSHYTIYDLSVLGFQEKTFNVIVDGIVRSIDQAHQQMQPGRLFYAKGDLKNASKNRSLLSHQRNPDVAGYIDGIDPEMTVLKFVDQQGEVAGVISWFPVHATSMTNNNHLISADNKGYASYHWEHDISKKPGFIAAFAQTNAGNLSPNLNLRPGSGPTEDEFANTKEIGLRQFNKAYELATGPTEEVTGGLDNRFQFVDFHGLTVRPDYTDGTPKTLCIAALGSSLAAGSTEDGPGPLGISESNNPLLAFLGGLLTGVPSKELKKCQAEKQILADTGDKKPFPWTPNVLPIQMFRIGQLAVLGAPAEFTVMSGVRIRRAVQAIVAPMGINHVIFNGYANAYSSYVTTREEYGVQEYEGGSTIFGPWTQAAYQQLFTDMASAMRDNQPVASTAQPPDLSCCLLNFQTGVVTDAPYIGTSFGDVLQQPEKIYHRGQTVAVAFVTGHPKNNLHTEDTFLSVYYTSADPTREKPAIRVATDNDWETKYRWERVGISASKATISWDIPQDAKPGYYYISHGGDQKNVWGTISAFTGTTRKFEVVAD; from the coding sequence ATGAGTGTCCGACTGTATCGTTCTGTTCTCGTTGTCATCACCTGCTTGTTATGTTCAACCAGCTTTGCTGGCGAACAACCTTATCGATTTGGCTTGGGCAAAGCCGATATTACCGGCGAGGCAGCGGAAGTCGGGATGATGGGGTACTCCTCCACCGACCAGAAGACCGCCGGTATTCATACGCGGCAATGGTCGAGGGCTTTCATCATTGAAGATGCGGCCACGGGCAAGCGGCTGGTGTACGTCAACACCGACCTGGGCATGATTTTTCAAGCGGTGCAGCAAAGTGTGTTGCGCAAGTTGGAGAAGAAATATCCAGGGGTCTATAACGAAAACAATGTGATGCTGGCGGCCACTCACACTCACTCAGGCCCCGGTGGTTTTTCCCATTACACTATCTACGACTTGTCGGTGCTGGGCTTTCAGGAAAAGACCTTTAACGTGATTGTCGATGGCATCGTGCGTTCAATTGACCAGGCCCATCAACAGATGCAGCCTGGCCGGTTGTTCTATGCCAAGGGTGATCTTAAAAATGCCAGCAAGAACAGATCGCTGCTCTCCCACCAGCGCAACCCGGATGTCGCCGGCTACATAGACGGTATCGACCCGGAAATGACGGTATTGAAGTTCGTCGACCAACAGGGCGAGGTTGCCGGAGTCATCAGTTGGTTCCCTGTACACGCCACATCCATGACCAACAACAATCATCTGATTTCTGCTGATAACAAAGGCTATGCGTCTTACCACTGGGAACATGACATCAGTAAAAAACCAGGGTTTATCGCCGCCTTTGCCCAGACCAATGCCGGCAATTTGTCGCCCAACTTGAACTTGCGCCCAGGCTCAGGGCCGACCGAAGACGAGTTCGCCAACACCAAGGAAATCGGCCTGAGACAGTTCAACAAAGCCTATGAACTGGCTACCGGGCCGACCGAGGAAGTGACCGGGGGGCTCGACAACCGCTTTCAGTTTGTCGACTTTCACGGCCTGACCGTACGCCCTGACTACACGGATGGCACACCGAAGACGCTGTGTATTGCCGCCTTGGGCAGCAGCCTGGCGGCCGGCAGTACGGAAGATGGCCCTGGCCCACTGGGCATCAGTGAAAGCAATAATCCGCTGCTGGCTTTCCTTGGCGGCTTGCTGACCGGTGTGCCGTCCAAGGAGCTGAAGAAGTGCCAGGCTGAAAAACAGATACTGGCCGATACGGGCGACAAGAAACCCTTCCCCTGGACCCCCAATGTGCTGCCGATCCAGATGTTCCGCATTGGCCAGCTCGCGGTGCTGGGTGCACCGGCCGAGTTTACGGTGATGTCCGGTGTGCGCATTCGCCGGGCGGTACAAGCCATCGTCGCACCCATGGGAATCAACCATGTGATCTTCAATGGCTATGCCAACGCCTACTCCAGTTACGTCACCACTCGCGAAGAATACGGTGTCCAGGAATATGAAGGCGGCTCGACGATCTTCGGCCCCTGGACCCAGGCCGCCTATCAACAGCTGTTCACCGACATGGCCAGCGCCATGCGTGACAATCAGCCGGTCGCCAGTACCGCCCAGCCACCTGACCTGTCCTGCTGCTTGTTGAACTTCCAGACCGGTGTCGTCACCGATGCCCCCTACATCGGCACCTCGTTTGGCGATGTGTTGCAGCAACCGGAAAAGATCTACCACCGGGGGCAAACCGTGGCGGTGGCCTTTGTCACTGGGCACCCGAAGAACAACCTGCATACCGAAGACACCTTCCTCAGCGTGTACTACACCTCAGCCGACCCCACCCGTGAGAAACCGGCGATACGTGTGGCGACCGACAACGACTGGGAAACCAAATACCGCTGGGAACGGGTCGGTATTTCCGCATCGAAGGCGACTATTTCCTGGGATATTCCGCAGGATGCCAAACCCGGCTACTACTACATCAGCCATGGCGGTGATCAGAAAAATGTCTGGGGCACTATCAGCGCCTTTACAGGAACTACCCGAAAGTTTGAAGTGGTGGCTGATTGA
- a CDS encoding phosphocholine-specific phospholipase C, translated as MTDAPKFHRRTFLKGSAQAAALAGMSGLFPETIRRALAIEPDVRSGTLQDVDHVVILMQENRSFDHYFGHLNGVRGFNDPRVLKRADGKSVMHQTYKTTEYLPYHFDTRNVHAQWLGSQNHEWSAFHGTWNEGRNDQWAAIQDYTAMGHFKRDDIPYYYALADAFTLGEAYHQSIMGPTNPNRLYHMTGRTAPTGDGKNVQYTNSMGDGTIGVSGSVDWTTYPERLSEAKINWRIYQEGGYQSSSLWWLYLDLKWKWLIQADNNYDCNALAWFKRFKESKPDSDLWQRAMVARGVAKLREDVQNNTLPQVSWIVPPYCYSEHPWWGPSFGEYYVSTILEALTSNPKVWARTVFIINYDEGDGYFDHVSAAVPPWKPGTGISAVDTQGEIESATQLPIGLGPRVPVLAISPWSRGGKVSAEVFDHTSVLRFLEKRFGATADNISPWRRAVCGDLTSLFDFTGKTDSSVPANLTNLTETKARQDDAYYKQYYRSYPYYTNPTTLPGQETGQRDALAVPYQLHAEVSVAASDGSLLLNLRNDGMVLPENPYARSAAVLQVHSNERGAPAFYTVTSYDIHAATNLRSRGQTLIENLKDRIDANGRYGFEVRAPNGFYREFTGNNQLAKTLARPEVSVSYQGAQIVLTIKNTGVLPCTVTVKSNPAYKGDTVHTLELKPGESLTDPWLLRSSSGWYDLTLTATNTESNFSRRLAGHVETGLPSRTDPLLDIMPS; from the coding sequence ATGACAGACGCCCCAAAGTTTCACCGTCGTACTTTTTTGAAAGGCAGTGCACAGGCTGCAGCGCTGGCCGGAATGTCCGGACTTTTTCCCGAAACCATACGACGCGCACTGGCGATTGAGCCGGATGTGCGCAGCGGCACCCTTCAGGATGTCGACCATGTGGTCATTCTGATGCAGGAAAACCGCTCGTTTGATCATTACTTCGGCCACCTCAATGGCGTTCGTGGATTCAACGACCCCCGGGTTCTCAAGCGCGCCGATGGCAAGTCGGTGATGCATCAAACCTACAAGACCACCGAATACCTGCCTTATCACTTCGATACGAGGAACGTGCACGCCCAATGGTTAGGTTCGCAGAACCACGAATGGTCGGCGTTTCACGGGACCTGGAACGAAGGCCGCAACGACCAGTGGGCGGCGATCCAGGACTACACCGCCATGGGCCATTTCAAGCGGGATGACATCCCGTACTACTATGCCCTGGCAGACGCCTTTACCTTGGGCGAGGCCTATCACCAATCGATCATGGGGCCCACCAACCCCAATCGCCTGTATCACATGACCGGCCGCACCGCGCCCACCGGCGATGGCAAGAATGTTCAATACACCAACAGCATGGGCGACGGCACCATCGGTGTGAGTGGTTCTGTGGACTGGACAACCTACCCAGAACGCCTGAGCGAAGCCAAAATCAATTGGCGTATTTACCAGGAAGGCGGCTACCAGTCGTCTTCACTCTGGTGGCTATACCTTGACCTCAAATGGAAGTGGCTTATACAGGCCGACAACAATTACGACTGCAATGCCCTGGCCTGGTTTAAACGCTTCAAGGAATCAAAACCCGACTCCGATTTATGGCAACGAGCCATGGTCGCTCGCGGAGTGGCCAAGTTGCGCGAAGACGTGCAAAACAACACCTTGCCGCAAGTGTCGTGGATCGTGCCGCCGTACTGTTATTCGGAACACCCTTGGTGGGGGCCCTCCTTCGGTGAATACTACGTGTCGACGATTCTCGAAGCCCTGACCAGCAACCCCAAGGTCTGGGCCAGGACCGTATTCATCATCAACTACGATGAAGGCGACGGTTATTTCGACCATGTGTCCGCTGCCGTACCACCATGGAAACCGGGCACCGGCATTTCGGCCGTCGATACCCAAGGCGAAATCGAAAGCGCCACCCAGTTGCCCATTGGCTTGGGTCCGCGCGTGCCGGTACTGGCGATCTCGCCATGGTCCCGAGGTGGAAAGGTCAGTGCCGAAGTCTTCGATCACACCTCTGTGCTCAGATTCCTCGAAAAACGCTTCGGCGCCACCGCGGACAATATTTCGCCCTGGCGCCGGGCGGTTTGCGGTGACTTGACCTCGCTTTTCGACTTCACCGGGAAAACCGATAGCAGCGTTCCCGCCAACCTCACCAACCTGACTGAAACCAAGGCCCGTCAGGATGACGCCTACTACAAGCAGTACTATCGCTCCTACCCTTATTACACCAACCCCACGACCTTGCCGGGCCAGGAAACCGGCCAGCGTGACGCGTTGGCGGTGCCCTACCAGTTGCATGCCGAGGTCAGCGTCGCCGCCAGCGATGGCAGCCTGCTGCTCAACTTGAGAAACGACGGCATGGTCTTGCCGGAAAACCCGTACGCACGTTCGGCTGCGGTCCTCCAGGTGCACTCCAACGAACGGGGCGCCCCGGCGTTCTATACGGTGACCAGCTACGATATCCATGCGGCAACAAACCTTAGAAGCCGCGGCCAGACCCTCATCGAAAACCTGAAGGATCGTATCGATGCGAACGGTCGCTACGGCTTTGAAGTACGTGCACCGAATGGCTTCTATCGGGAATTTACCGGCAATAACCAGCTGGCCAAGACCCTCGCCCGGCCTGAAGTTTCAGTCAGCTACCAGGGGGCGCAGATTGTCCTGACGATCAAGAATACCGGGGTACTGCCCTGTACGGTGACGGTGAAATCCAACCCTGCGTACAAGGGCGATACGGTGCACACCCTTGAGCTCAAGCCGGGTGAAAGCCTGACCGATCCCTGGTTGCTGCGCAGCAGTTCCGGCTGGTATGACCTGACCCTTACGGCCACCAACACCGAAAGCAACTTCTCGCGACGGCTCGCTGGACACGTTGAAACCGGTTTGCCAAGCCGCACCGATCCACTCTTGGACATCATGCCGTCCTGA
- a CDS encoding DUF4209 domain-containing protein yields MSGFIRPLHTELLGLDVAFEIKAVFCSPYGPNLRNTFAHGLLDDDQFYSESVVYAWWFMFKYI; encoded by the coding sequence GTGTCCGGTTTCATTAGGCCACTACACACCGAACTGCTTGGCCTTGACGTAGCTTTTGAAATCAAAGCTGTGTTCTGCAGCCCATATGGCCCGAACCTCAGGAACACCTTTGCGCATGGGCTACTTGATGACGATCAGTTCTATTCAGAGTCGGTCGTTTACGCCTGGTGGTTCATGTTCAAATACATCTAA
- the plcR gene encoding phospholipase C accessory protein PlcR: MVEIKVLVANITTFSQSASTLPESERKQRAQDLIDEIKSAVAKGASLNQAYTCLQELTPYIEPRPKPLEALNYKLWMELKDSHTPPPAPSSAQREQIGLYAKASEQVIDEVLSSVEGEEQQHSLIEEKLSALRKQIFGMEEPQFLLQ; this comes from the coding sequence ATGGTTGAAATCAAAGTGCTAGTCGCCAACATCACCACGTTTTCTCAATCTGCCAGCACGCTGCCGGAGTCGGAGCGCAAGCAACGCGCGCAAGACTTGATAGACGAGATAAAAAGCGCCGTCGCCAAAGGGGCGAGCCTGAACCAGGCCTACACCTGCCTCCAGGAACTGACGCCCTACATCGAGCCTCGGCCCAAGCCTCTGGAAGCCTTGAACTACAAGCTCTGGATGGAACTCAAGGACAGCCATACCCCGCCGCCTGCCCCCTCCTCCGCTCAGCGCGAGCAGATCGGCCTCTACGCGAAAGCCTCTGAACAGGTGATTGATGAGGTGCTCAGTAGCGTTGAAGGCGAAGAACAACAGCACAGCCTTATCGAAGAAAAGCTCAGCGCACTGCGCAAGCAGATCTTTGGCATGGAAGAACCTCAGTTCCTGTTGCAATAA